From Chryseotalea sp. WA131a:
GTAGTTTGTGAAGAATATTTGGTAAAAGGCGAGATCAAAAAAAGTATTGGTTGGAAATTGCTAAAAATTAATGCGGAGCTCGACCTTTCATTGACGGGCATCACGGCTCAATTTTCAACGGCTTTAGCAAAGGCAGGCGTGAACCTTTCGGTGATTGCCACTTACAATACAGACTATATTTTGGTAGAGAACTTTAAGTTGGATGTAGCCATTCAGGCACTACGAGGTGCAGGGTTTGAGGTAAGTGAATGATAATCTGAACTTTTTTTACTGTACTTTTGTCTTGCCCTTCGTAGCCTAGGCGAAGGAGGGCTTTCCTCACTAACAGAGGCTTTGTTTAGTTCCACCTTTGCTAAAGCTACGGAGGTTAAACCCTCCTACGCTAAAGCTACGGAGGTTAAAGGGGCTGACCGGTTTTGACAGGATGTGTGGGGGTGTGAGTAAGCATGCAGGCTCATGGGATGAGAGCCTTGAAAGATGGTCCCAACAATTTACGTGGCGAAAATACTTACGCCATGGCTGCTTAATCTGACGTATCGTTAGATTAGCTTGTCCCGCTTAAGAAGTGGGAGGCCATCATCGCCCAAACCTCTGTTCTGCGGGTTTGGATCAGCGGTGTCGACAGCTTGAACTGGGCCGCTCCGTTGTTGCGCGGGGCTGTCGAGAAAACAGTAACTAAGGAATTGATGAGGCTGTTGCCTGCCTTTTAGTTCCCGACAATCAAAGTCAACTAAGCATGTAGAAGGTACACGTTCATCTTCTCTGGACCAGGGTTCGATTCCCTGCAGCTCCACAAGCCCGCCATAGCTTTAGCGAAGGCGGGCTTTTTTTTATTTAGGTGTTAAAGTGTGCCTTCTTCGTTTTTCTTGATTGATGTCATGGTCATGGATTGCTAGTCCAACGAGCAAATCTACAATCCAACTTTCTTCACGAAGCATTATGCCCACCGAAACGAATGCGCTGAGGGTAACGATCACTGATTTATTGACTTTCTCCCTAAGTAGTACGTTGAATGATCCTGGCAGCGCAGTCCTAAAAGATGAGTAGATCAATTAGCTCTTTTCCAACTCTATTTAACTCCGAGCAACGGGCTGCCAATGTATCCTAAAACCTCCAGCGCATTTTCGTTTACCAATTTAATCTGGCAGTTGTAGGTTTTTCCGCTCTCCGGATCATAGATAGTACCCTTCCATTTTCCATCTGCATAAGCAAGATTCGAAATGATTTCGAGGCCTTCTAATTTTCTGTTGCGCTTGGGAGGGGATTTGGAACTGCGTCTCATCTCCAACACCAACGGAATATAGATAACATAACTATGAAATACACGTCAACCCCACGAAGTGCTAATATAATGTTGTGCACCGTTTCTCTATTTCGTCAAAAAGTCCTCAATTATTTTAAGCGTCTCTTTTGGTTGTTCCTCGTGCGGTGTGTGTCCGCAGTTTTTCATTATTGTCAAGTCTGATGTCATAATTTTTGAAGCATATATAATTGCATATTTTACCTCCAGATAGTTGTCTTGATCGCCCCAAATTATCTTTACTGGAATTCTAACTTCGCTCATCTTATTTTCTGTAACTGTCCATTTGCAATTTCGCTTTATTTTATAAGCTGCTCTTTGGTTTTGCCTAATTTTTAAAGGCTTGTATGTTTCATTTATGAGTGAATTATCAATGAGAGTTTGGTTAACGTAAACTTTTTGGTATGCTTTTTTAACTGCATTTTTTATAGCCATTTTTGATGCTAACTCCCCAATCAATGGATATTTTAAAATTTCCCACTCAAAAACATCTTTAACATTTAGTCCCGATGGGTCGATGAGTATTAGTTTTTCAACTTTGCCTGGAAATTTCTCTGCGTAATACAAAGCCCAACCACCACCCCAAGAGTTTCCAACAATACTTATTTTGTCAATTTGAAAATGAGTTAGGAAATGGTCAATAAAATTCGCAAAGTCGTCTAACTCATATTTTGGTTCATTTTCGGCAACAGTATAACCATGCCCTGGCATATCACAAGCATAAACAGTATGGTTTAGAGAAAGGCTATCAATAATATTACGCCAACTGTACATCCAAGTTCCACCACCGTGAATTAACAGTATTGGACTACCAACACCCTTTTTTAAACAATGTACTTTGTAATTGTCAAAAGTCAAAAACTTAGTTTCAAATTTAGTTTTAAAATCTATATGTTGTCCTTTTGCATTCATTGCGAAGATTGTCAAAGCGAGTAAAAATGTTCTTTGCATATAAGGTGTTTCTAGAGTCTGCAAAAGGGCGAACAAGGATTCATAGTCTATTCTTTATTATGAATACTTCTTTTCCAGGTTTCAGTTAGACCAAACATTGGTAAACCCACATAACCAGTTAGCTCCACGGTATTTTCGTTTACCAACTTTATCTGACTGTTGTAGGTTTTGCCACTCTCAGGAACATAGATAGTACCTTTCCATTTTCCATCTGCATACGCAAGACCAGAAATGATTTCGAGGCCTTCTAACTTTCTGTTGCGCTTGGTCGGATCGGGATTTTCGGAATCAGTTAGTGGCTTGCCGTTTCCGTCCACATCGGGTGTAAGCCAAATCATTTTGCCAAAATAGCGGGATTCCTTTTGATAGATTTCAATTTTTGCATCCTTATCTGAAGTAAGCCACACTCCTATTATGCGATTTGGTTGGGCGTTGACTTGCCCTAGAGAAATAAAGATGCCGATGCCGATTATCCTTTTCATATCCTTTTTTCTACCAAAGATGAAACAGCCTAGTTTTTTTGAGGGAAAGAAAATCACTGAAGCGTAGAAAATGCGTACTGAAGCGAAGGCAAGTCACTCAAATACCCAACCATGTTTTGAATTCAGGGGCGCTCTCGCGACTTACCAAAACTTCTTCTTTGGTTGGTAAGGTCAGCAGCACTTTAATCTTGCCATTGAAATGTTGGTGGTTGCTTTTTATGGAGCTGAAAGAAATAATGAATTGCCTGTTAGCCCTGAAAAAAAACTGCGGATTAAGTTGATCTTCTAGCTCTTCCATGTTCTGATCCAGAATAAACATTTCCCCAGCCTTTGTATAGAGGTGCGATGTTTTGTTCTCGCTATGAATAAATGCAATGTTGTCTGTAGGAATACTTTTCAACTCATCGCGAAAATGAACCAGCAGCCTTGCACGATATACTTTTTCCTGACCTACAATTTGCTTTATTAACTTCTCGACATCCAACGGAGGTTGATTGTTGTGATTAAAAAGTGTTTTGTATTTTTCAATCGCTTTGCCGAGCTCCTCCGCTTTTACCGGCTTTAGTAAATAGTCGATGCCATTAACTTTAAATGCCTCAATGGCATACTGATCAAATGCCGTGGTAAAAATAATTGGTTTAGTCATTTTCACCTGTTGAAAAATAGCTAAGCTTAGTCCATCTGAAAGCTGAATGTCGCTGATAATTAAATCATAATCCGTATTGGATTGAAACCAGTCGATGGCACTTTCCACCGCATCGAAATGCGCCACTATCGCTGCGTGTGGGGCAACTTGTTCGATCATCCGCTTCAAATGCCGAAGCGCAGGTTGTTCATCTTCTAACAAAACCAGTTTCATACATCTAGTAAGGGTAAAGTAACACGAAAGAGTTGACCTTTATTTTCCACTTTGATTGATTTCTTACTCAATAACTTATACCGATCTTGAATATTTTTCAGCCCCACTTTAGTACTGTTCTCTACGTGAAGCTTCGGCTGAAAGGTGTTTTCTACAACGAGAGCGTCTTTATCAGCACGAATGGTAATTACCAACGGATGCTGCCCATTGATCGTATTGTGCTTGACCGCATTTTCTACGAGATTTTGAAGTGCCAATACGGGTAGTGACAACTTTTGCTGAAGCGGTGGAATGTCCACAGTAACTTGAAGGTGTTCACCAAATCGCTCTTTTAGCAAATGGGTATAAGCCTCAATCATTCCCAGCTCTTCTCTTAGCGACACTACCTTCTGGTCGCGGTTCGACAAAACATATCGGTACACATCACTCATCTTTGATAAAAAATAATTTGCACTTTTTGGATCTTCCTCTATCAAAGATGAAAGCGTATTAAAATTATTAAATAGAAAATGGGGGTCTAATTGCTGCGTTAAAATCTGAATTTGATTTTCCAGATTAGCTTGCTTCAATTGCTCAGCCTCCAATTGCGTAGCTTGCCAGCGTTGAAAAAAGAAAACCCCCACATTTAGGCCCATTACCAATAGACTTAATAAACCTGCTAAAATAGCAGTCGGAATAAAAATAAGTGAAACCTCATGATCGTTCCATTGCTCTAATTGAAACACATATACATACGAAACTAAGCAACAGAACACCACAACCACCGTAAGGCAAAGTTGAATGGTGCTTTGAGTGAGAAAACGCCAAAAGGGTTTTGCTGTCCAAGGGAACACTTTATCAAGCGCATCGCTTACCATGAAACTGATCTCGAGGTTAATTGCCGACCAGGCAATAGCAATGATCAGGTCATAAAAGTATGCCCAGATCCCATATTTTTCGTAGTATTCGTCAAAGCCTTCGTCCGACACCAAAAAGAAGGAAACAATGTAAAGCACAATCCCAAACAGAGGCGATCCGAAATAGCGCATCCAGGTGCGAAGTGAAAATGGAAAATCTTTCATTCGTTGACTTTTGTTGTTTGGAAGAAACCCAAGCTAAAGTTAAATAATCATTTTACTCAAAAGTAGCATTTCCGCAAATCAAAGGGGAGTCTTTATGCCCATTTGAAAACTCATACCATTCAATGCTTGCTGCTGGAGTGGGCTTGTATCTGGAATGGATAAAAATTGACCCTCCAAATAAACGATGAAATTTTTAGTGATCTCAAAATCAAAACCTGAGCCAGTGCGAAATGCAAATGTTTGAATGGATGGTTTATCAATTTGAACACGGCTACCCACCGTTGTTGTAATCTGTGGTAGATTGACCAACCCAAGCCCTAACCCTCCGTAAGCATAGGGCGAAAATCGACCGATTTGCCAAGCATAACCAAAATCCCCACCTAGATTTAATGTCTGCACTCGATCATTGAATGCAAGTGTGATTCCTTGAGTAACCAGCTCATTTTTGTAACCGATATCGTAAGAATCGATAAAGGGTCGTGTAAAGAAGCGGTCTTTGTAATTAATCTGCAGCTGAAAGCTAAACATATTGCCGTTATAGTCAGATTCTTTTGGGCCTTTGGTTGGATAGTAAGCTCCTACTGCACCGTTGAAATAATATTCAAAACGGGAAGGCTTTTTGTTTTGCGCTTCTGCTTGAAAGCATAACCAGCAGCCACCGAACATTACGATTATCTTCTTCATTTGCTGGGATTAATTTTTTCTAATTCGATGAAGGTGCTGTTGAGTTGCATTCTAATACTTGCAATGCCGAACTGTGCCTGAGTTAAGACCAATTCAGAATCTTTCACTTCCAACCATTTTACTAACCCTTTCTTGTATCGATCGGCTTGTGATGCCAAAGAGCGTTGCGCGGATTCTACCACTTGCTTTTGAACATCTAGTTTACGCTGCAACTCTTCATACTTATTCAGTTGCTGTTCATACTCGAGCACCGACCGATTGATGGCGTCCTGATACTGCAACGTGCTTTGCTGTATGTCTACATTCGCCTGCTGCGTTCTTGCTTCACGTCTGAACCCGTTAAACAATGGTATGGTGATACTCGCGCCTACAAACGAACTTTGCGGGAATTTCCAGGTCGCAAGATTTAATCGATCATCTTGCCCTTGCAGTTGCCAATTGCCTGTGAGTGAAAGGATGGGCAAGCTGGCAGATTGTGCTACACGCAAACTCTGCTTTGCCAACGTAATTTGGGATTGGTACACATCCAAGTCCGCCCTATTTGCAAAGTTCGGGTCGCGCTTCTCTTCACTTACGTCATGCGAGAAATCTTCATCGGTTAACTTGATCAACGTTTTGGCTTTCAAACCCAATTGATAACGGAGCAGATTCAATAAATTTTCCTCTGCATAGCGAAGCTGAATCAAATCCAATTCTTGCAATTGCCTATCCGTAAAAACGCGAAGAGTATCGTTGGGGATGGCGAAGCCATTTACCAACATGCCCCGCTGAAACG
This genomic window contains:
- a CDS encoding histidine kinase produces the protein MKDFPFSLRTWMRYFGSPLFGIVLYIVSFFLVSDEGFDEYYEKYGIWAYFYDLIIAIAWSAINLEISFMVSDALDKVFPWTAKPFWRFLTQSTIQLCLTVVVVFCCLVSYVYVFQLEQWNDHEVSLIFIPTAILAGLLSLLVMGLNVGVFFFQRWQATQLEAEQLKQANLENQIQILTQQLDPHFLFNNFNTLSSLIEEDPKSANYFLSKMSDVYRYVLSNRDQKVVSLREELGMIEAYTHLLKERFGEHLQVTVDIPPLQQKLSLPVLALQNLVENAVKHNTINGQHPLVITIRADKDALVVENTFQPKLHVENSTKVGLKNIQDRYKLLSKKSIKVENKGQLFRVTLPLLDV
- a CDS encoding ACT domain-containing protein gives rise to the protein MVLHVIILPMRFTVCQLPLNKPIPDWVYASSFYSISKTTDELSVVCEEYLVKGEIKKSIGWKLLKINAELDLSLTGITAQFSTALAKAGVNLSVIATYNTDYILVENFKLDVAIQALRGAGFEVSE
- a CDS encoding DUF2147 domain-containing protein; this encodes MRRSSKSPPKRNRKLEGLEIISNLAYADGKWKGTIYDPESGKTYNCQIKLVNENALEVLGYIGSPLLGVK
- a CDS encoding alpha/beta hydrolase, whose product is MQRTFLLALTIFAMNAKGQHIDFKTKFETKFLTFDNYKVHCLKKGVGSPILLIHGGGTWMYSWRNIIDSLSLNHTVYACDMPGHGYTVAENEPKYELDDFANFIDHFLTHFQIDKISIVGNSWGGGWALYYAEKFPGKVEKLILIDPSGLNVKDVFEWEILKYPLIGELASKMAIKNAVKKAYQKVYVNQTLIDNSLINETYKPLKIRQNQRAAYKIKRNCKWTVTENKMSEVRIPVKIIWGDQDNYLEVKYAIIYASKIMTSDLTIMKNCGHTPHEEQPKETLKIIEDFLTK
- a CDS encoding DUF2147 domain-containing protein, which produces MKRIIGIGIFISLGQVNAQPNRIIGVWLTSDKDAKIEIYQKESRYFGKMIWLTPDVDGNGKPLTDSENPDPTKRNRKLEGLEIISGLAYADGKWKGTIYVPESGKTYNSQIKLVNENTVELTGYVGLPMFGLTETWKRSIHNKE
- a CDS encoding response regulator transcription factor; the protein is MKLVLLEDEQPALRHLKRMIEQVAPHAAIVAHFDAVESAIDWFQSNTDYDLIISDIQLSDGLSLAIFQQVKMTKPIIFTTAFDQYAIEAFKVNGIDYLLKPVKAEELGKAIEKYKTLFNHNNQPPLDVEKLIKQIVGQEKVYRARLLVHFRDELKSIPTDNIAFIHSENKTSHLYTKAGEMFILDQNMEELEDQLNPQFFFRANRQFIISFSSIKSNHQHFNGKIKVLLTLPTKEEVLVSRESAPEFKTWLGI